From the genome of Edaphobacter dinghuensis, one region includes:
- a CDS encoding efflux RND transporter permease subunit → MSSFAIKYPFFVLMMCLIVIVVGVTTVIGMPVDLFPQVNIPVVVVATFYSGMPPQQIESDITNSYERFFTLGSGIDHIESRSLPGVSLIKIYFQPGVDSNSAVSNISNLAMANLRRLPPGTLPPVVLKFDASNMPVCLITLKGQGLNETQLKDLAQFSVRNQVANVPGASVPQPYGGRYRQIQVYVDPVKLEAHQMSVMDVVKSLNASNLILPAGDVRIGPKDYNIYANSQVPIVDQINDLPLKTVGNSSVMVGDVGQAKDAGQLQTNIVRVDGQKSVYIPVLKQGGNSNTITIVNGVKQAVAHLLDVPKVLKTDVVFDQSVFVKIAVKNVINEGMIGLVLTALMILLFLGNFRATIAVLLSIPISCLATFLILNMGGSSINTMVLGGLALALSRLIDNSVVVLENIFRHMEMGESPAVAAEVGGKEVQLAVLAGTVCTCIVFFPVVLLYGVSKYLFTALALAVVIALFASFIVAMTVVPLFCARFIRIDGAHGSHDDYEEVESSVDPNSALNDPKKRNLFGTVIFQFNRMFYALLAWYERAVWKCLKKPGAVVGACSLIFLVSLAIYPFMGKAFFPRTDPGQFVINVKVPAGTRIELTNEYVAKMEQDIRSIVTPHDLNIIVSNIGITPDLSAIYTSNSGMHTAFIQVSLKEDHKIGSYVYMDRVRRKLAKDFPDVGTYFQAGGLVDSVVNQGKPAPIDIQIAGSNLQTDYQLAQETAAKLRKLNSVNDVLVPQDLDYPGLELNINREHAALLGVSPKDVVDNVITALTSDGMIAPSFWVDPKSGNSYMLTVQYPEDQIKTLTDFMQIPLRSPDGTKTTPLESLANIKQINTPTEVDHYQLRRLIDIYVMPKSEDLSVANADVSKVLSKTKMPEGVIVKEVGAIKDMQSSFSSFGIGLILAIVLVYLILMAQFASFSDPFVILLAVPPGITGVLVFLWMTGTTVNVMSLMGAVMMTGIAVSNSILIVEFTGTLREKGMALTQALVEASKARLRPILMTTLATVLGLIPMALALEPGSEQYAPLARAILGGLVVSVVVTVFLVPAAYLLIHHKEESAASEEV, encoded by the coding sequence ATGTCATCCTTCGCAATTAAATATCCATTTTTTGTACTGATGATGTGCCTGATCGTAATTGTTGTTGGTGTTACGACGGTGATAGGTATGCCGGTTGACCTATTTCCTCAGGTCAATATTCCGGTTGTTGTAGTCGCTACCTTCTATTCAGGCATGCCGCCTCAACAGATTGAATCTGACATTACGAATAGTTACGAGCGTTTTTTTACTCTGGGAAGTGGAATCGATCATATCGAATCCCGCTCACTTCCGGGCGTAAGCCTCATCAAGATCTACTTTCAGCCGGGTGTTGATAGTAATTCTGCTGTAAGTAATATCTCTAACCTTGCCATGGCAAATCTGCGTCGTCTTCCACCGGGAACGCTTCCGCCCGTTGTGCTCAAGTTCGATGCTTCGAACATGCCTGTCTGTCTAATTACGTTGAAAGGACAGGGGCTCAATGAAACTCAGCTCAAAGATTTAGCGCAGTTTAGTGTAAGAAATCAGGTTGCCAATGTTCCGGGAGCATCAGTTCCACAGCCCTATGGAGGGCGGTATCGACAGATTCAGGTATATGTCGACCCTGTAAAGCTGGAAGCGCATCAGATGAGCGTCATGGATGTAGTTAAGTCTCTCAATGCATCCAACCTGATTCTTCCTGCCGGCGATGTTCGTATTGGGCCTAAAGATTACAACATCTATGCAAATAGCCAGGTACCTATCGTCGACCAGATCAACGATCTTCCCCTGAAAACAGTTGGCAACTCATCTGTGATGGTAGGAGACGTTGGACAAGCAAAAGATGCAGGACAGTTGCAGACCAATATCGTTCGGGTCGACGGTCAAAAATCTGTTTATATCCCCGTGCTTAAGCAAGGCGGTAACTCCAACACCATCACGATTGTGAATGGCGTGAAACAGGCTGTTGCCCACTTACTTGATGTACCGAAGGTGCTTAAAACGGATGTCGTCTTCGATCAATCTGTCTTCGTAAAAATTGCTGTGAAGAACGTCATCAATGAAGGCATGATTGGTCTTGTCCTTACAGCGTTGATGATTTTATTGTTCCTGGGAAACTTTCGGGCAACGATTGCGGTTTTGCTTTCTATTCCTATCTCGTGTCTGGCAACATTCCTGATTCTTAATATGGGCGGCAGCTCCATCAACACCATGGTGCTGGGTGGCCTTGCACTTGCTCTCTCGCGGCTTATTGATAACTCAGTCGTAGTGCTGGAAAATATCTTTCGACATATGGAGATGGGAGAATCTCCTGCTGTCGCTGCCGAAGTTGGCGGAAAAGAAGTGCAGCTTGCTGTTCTGGCAGGAACTGTCTGCACCTGTATCGTCTTCTTTCCTGTTGTGCTTCTTTATGGAGTCAGTAAGTATCTATTTACTGCATTGGCCTTGGCGGTGGTGATTGCTCTCTTTGCGTCCTTCATCGTTGCCATGACGGTCGTACCCTTGTTTTGCGCGCGTTTCATCCGTATCGATGGCGCGCATGGAAGCCACGATGATTACGAAGAAGTCGAATCATCAGTGGACCCGAACAGCGCATTAAACGATCCAAAGAAGCGAAATTTATTCGGTACCGTTATCTTTCAATTCAATCGCATGTTCTATGCGCTTCTTGCCTGGTATGAGCGTGCCGTGTGGAAGTGTCTCAAAAAGCCCGGAGCTGTAGTGGGCGCTTGTTCTCTCATTTTCCTTGTCAGCCTTGCGATCTATCCGTTTATGGGAAAGGCCTTTTTCCCCCGAACCGATCCTGGGCAATTCGTGATCAATGTAAAAGTTCCGGCTGGAACACGAATTGAGTTGACCAATGAGTATGTAGCCAAAATGGAGCAGGATATACGCAGTATCGTAACTCCGCACGATCTGAATATCATCGTTTCCAATATTGGCATTACTCCTGACCTGTCGGCGATCTATACCTCTAACTCTGGAATGCATACTGCATTTATCCAGGTAAGCCTCAAAGAAGACCATAAGATCGGCAGTTATGTATATATGGATCGGGTTCGACGTAAGTTAGCGAAAGACTTTCCAGATGTTGGAACTTACTTTCAAGCAGGCGGTCTGGTCGACTCGGTTGTAAATCAAGGTAAACCTGCCCCTATTGATATTCAAATAGCAGGAAGCAACCTTCAAACGGATTACCAGTTGGCACAAGAGACTGCTGCGAAGCTACGAAAGCTAAACTCAGTCAATGACGTGTTGGTTCCGCAGGATCTTGATTACCCAGGACTGGAACTTAATATCAATCGCGAGCACGCTGCTCTCCTTGGTGTGTCGCCGAAAGATGTCGTCGATAACGTGATTACCGCACTTACTTCGGACGGCATGATCGCACCGAGTTTCTGGGTCGATCCGAAGAGTGGCAATAGTTACATGCTGACGGTTCAGTATCCGGAAGATCAGATTAAGACACTGACTGATTTTATGCAGATCCCGTTGCGCTCTCCGGACGGCACGAAGACAACGCCGTTGGAGTCGCTCGCGAATATTAAGCAGATCAACACTCCTACAGAGGTCGATCATTATCAGCTCCGACGTCTCATCGATATTTATGTGATGCCAAAGTCAGAAGACCTAAGCGTTGCCAATGCCGATGTGAGTAAGGTTCTGTCGAAGACAAAGATGCCGGAAGGCGTGATTGTGAAGGAAGTAGGCGCTATCAAGGATATGCAGTCGTCCTTTTCCAGCTTCGGTATCGGTCTGATTCTGGCGATTGTGCTGGTTTACCTAATCTTGATGGCACAGTTCGCTTCCTTCTCCGATCCCTTCGTTATCCTGCTGGCGGTGCCACCTGGCATTACAGGTGTGCTCGTCTTTCTTTGGATGACAGGGACAACAGTCAATGTCATGTCGCTGATGGGCGCTGTGATGATGACCGGTATCGCGGTATCGAACAGCATTTTGATTGTAGAATTCACCGGGACTTTGCGTGAGAAGGGGATGGCTCTGACTCAGGCACTTGTCGAAGCAAGTAAGGCTCGTTTGCGGCCGATTCTTATGACGACACTGGCTACAGTTTTGGGGTTGATTCCTATGGCACTGGCATTGGAGCCAGGCAGCGAGCAGTATGCTCCGCTTGCCCGTGCGATTCTCGGCGGTCTTGTCGTTTCGGTCGTAGTTACGGTGTTTCTTGTTCCGGCGGCCTATCTATTGATTCACCACAAGGAAGAATCTGCCGCTTCGGAGGAGGTTTAA
- a CDS encoding LutC/YkgG family protein yields the protein MGTEMTVANASSAARTEILRRIRVAKGGTSTEAAAQSGWGHVTREYRRTSALETEALLELLEDRLRDYDAHVVRVGADDVADAVSKILTTRGKRRIVVPDGLTAEWLPEGFEFVTDDGMSATSLDAFDGVITGSTVAIAVTGTVILQNIAGQGRRAVTLVPDYHLCVVKATDVVETVPQAMEKLSGTSELTTTFFSGPSATADIEMTRIKGVHGPRHLDVILIM from the coding sequence ATGGGAACTGAGATGACGGTTGCTAATGCATCCAGTGCGGCGCGTACTGAGATCTTGCGGAGGATTCGCGTGGCTAAGGGTGGCACTTCGACTGAGGCTGCGGCGCAGTCCGGATGGGGCCATGTGACTCGAGAATATCGGCGAACTTCTGCATTAGAGACGGAGGCTCTGCTGGAGTTGCTCGAAGACAGATTGCGAGATTATGACGCGCATGTGGTCCGTGTAGGGGCTGACGATGTGGCTGATGCTGTTTCGAAGATACTTACGACGCGAGGGAAGCGCCGGATCGTAGTTCCGGATGGGCTTACGGCAGAGTGGCTACCGGAGGGCTTTGAGTTTGTGACGGACGACGGAATGAGCGCGACTTCGCTCGATGCATTTGACGGAGTGATAACCGGCTCGACCGTAGCGATCGCCGTGACCGGAACAGTGATTCTGCAAAATATTGCCGGGCAAGGACGACGTGCGGTGACATTGGTGCCGGATTATCACCTATGCGTAGTCAAAGCCACCGATGTCGTCGAGACGGTGCCGCAGGCGATGGAGAAGCTGAGCGGAACCTCAGAGTTGACGACGACTTTTTTCTCGGGGCCTTCAGCTACTGCGGACATTGAGATGACACGCATCAAGGGAGTGCATGGACCACGACATCTGGATGTGATTCTGATCATGTGA
- a CDS encoding M20/M25/M40 family metallo-hydrolase, with product MSATAQHRITRLATLTAVHRAFHWLHLHQPQLRQWQLEMVRIPAPSFSESARAAWFLERFHDLGLTTIHLDKEGNALAELASVRPSSNTRCILLSAHLDTVFPAGTLCEPRQFDNSPRIYAPGICDNAAGLTALLGIAAALRYAHITPPIPILFAANVGEEGEGDLRGMRYLFEQGSYRNRIAAALALEGGGTNTTVTRALGSTRLSITVNGPGGHSWADAGAPNPILILSRILTAIAEIDLSTEPLTTLNAGHISGGTSINSIPESATVLLDLRSTDPGYLRAAEADIRKICDDFLPALPPQRSTSPATNITIRNIGNRPAAALPDDSPLLESLRAVDRHLTLRTEQRLGSTDANIPLSLGIPAMAIGTGGSGGGIHTLQEWYDPTGRETALRRILLTLLDITHAIAEDQVI from the coding sequence ATGTCCGCCACAGCCCAACATCGCATCACCCGCCTGGCAACTCTCACGGCGGTCCACCGAGCCTTCCACTGGCTGCATCTTCACCAACCTCAACTCCGTCAATGGCAGTTGGAGATGGTCCGCATCCCCGCGCCGTCTTTCTCTGAATCTGCACGGGCAGCCTGGTTCCTCGAGCGTTTCCACGACCTGGGTCTTACCACCATTCACCTCGACAAAGAGGGCAACGCACTTGCTGAACTGGCCTCTGTACGACCATCCTCCAACACTCGCTGCATACTCCTCTCTGCCCACCTCGACACCGTCTTCCCCGCAGGAACACTTTGCGAGCCTCGTCAGTTCGACAACAGTCCGCGTATCTACGCTCCCGGCATCTGCGACAACGCCGCCGGGCTCACTGCTCTGCTCGGCATCGCCGCTGCCCTGCGTTACGCTCACATTACTCCACCCATTCCCATCCTCTTCGCGGCTAACGTCGGCGAAGAAGGCGAAGGCGATCTTCGCGGCATGCGCTATCTCTTCGAGCAAGGGTCTTACCGCAACCGCATCGCGGCTGCCCTGGCACTCGAAGGCGGCGGCACCAACACCACCGTCACTCGCGCACTGGGCAGTACCCGACTCAGCATCACTGTCAACGGTCCCGGCGGTCACTCCTGGGCCGACGCCGGAGCACCTAACCCCATCCTCATCCTCAGCCGCATCCTCACAGCTATCGCGGAGATCGATCTTTCAACCGAGCCATTGACTACCCTTAACGCAGGTCACATCTCCGGCGGAACCTCCATCAACTCCATCCCAGAGTCCGCCACCGTCCTGCTCGATCTGCGCTCCACCGATCCTGGCTATTTACGCGCGGCCGAAGCTGACATCCGCAAAATCTGCGACGACTTCTTGCCCGCATTGCCTCCGCAACGCTCCACGTCACCGGCAACAAATATCACGATTCGTAACATAGGCAATCGGCCAGCCGCAGCCCTGCCCGACGACTCTCCTTTGCTCGAAAGCCTCCGAGCAGTAGATCGTCACCTCACCCTCCGCACCGAGCAGCGACTAGGCTCGACCGACGCTAACATTCCGCTTTCACTAGGCATTCCTGCCATGGCCATCGGCACAGGCGGCAGCGGAGGAGGCATCCACACCTTGCAGGAGTGGTACGACCCAACCGGTCGTGAAACCGCATTGCGCCGCATCCTCCTCACGCTGCTCGACATCACTCATGCCATCGCAGAAGACCAAGTCATCTAA
- a CDS encoding LutB/LldF family L-lactate oxidation iron-sulfur protein codes for MSGVALDPKTSPVFPMAAKAALGDTQMRKNVRHATNVIQTKRGRVVGEMPDWQQLREAGKQIRQHTMEHLDFYLEQFEENCTRVGGVVHWARDAEEAKRIVTGLVKASGSDEVIKIKSMTTEEIHLNDALEAAGIHAYETDLAELIIQLGQDQPSHIVVPALHKNRQQIREIFQRKMNLPELGESPQDLADAARMFLREKFLRVKTGVSGANFLIAETGGVCIVESEGNGRMCLTLPETLITIAGIDKVLPRFQDLEVVLQLLPRSATGERMNPYNSIWTGVKEGDGPRAFHVVLMDNARTEILADKEGRQTLNCIRCGACQNVCPVYRQTGGQAYGSVYAGPIGAILTPQLQEMHHAQSLPYASSLCGACYEVCPVKINIPEVLIHLRNKVVKQNTAGIVGLFDVEAGAMKAMAMIFKSERRFRAAQRLGRMAETPLVRKDGRGVGWIGWLPGMLGGWTQVRDLQEMPKETFRDWWEKRRTNGN; via the coding sequence ATGAGTGGAGTGGCTTTAGATCCGAAGACGTCGCCTGTGTTTCCGATGGCAGCGAAGGCTGCACTTGGTGATACTCAGATGCGGAAGAACGTTCGTCATGCAACGAATGTGATTCAGACTAAGCGCGGACGCGTGGTTGGCGAGATGCCGGACTGGCAACAGCTGCGCGAGGCAGGCAAGCAGATTCGCCAGCACACCATGGAGCATCTGGACTTCTATTTGGAGCAGTTTGAGGAGAACTGCACGCGAGTTGGTGGTGTGGTCCATTGGGCTCGCGATGCCGAAGAGGCGAAGAGGATTGTTACTGGACTGGTGAAGGCAAGCGGATCGGATGAGGTCATCAAGATCAAGTCGATGACCACGGAAGAGATTCATCTGAACGACGCGTTAGAGGCAGCGGGAATTCATGCTTATGAGACCGATCTGGCCGAGTTGATCATTCAGCTTGGACAGGACCAGCCTTCTCATATTGTGGTCCCAGCGCTGCATAAGAATCGGCAGCAGATTCGAGAGATCTTTCAGCGGAAGATGAATTTGCCTGAGCTGGGTGAGTCGCCGCAGGACCTTGCCGATGCTGCTCGTATGTTTTTGCGAGAGAAGTTTCTACGGGTGAAGACGGGAGTAAGCGGCGCGAACTTCCTGATCGCGGAGACGGGTGGGGTTTGCATCGTCGAGAGCGAGGGCAACGGGCGCATGTGCCTGACGCTGCCCGAGACGCTGATTACGATTGCGGGAATCGATAAGGTGCTGCCGCGATTTCAAGACCTTGAGGTGGTGTTGCAGTTGCTGCCGCGGTCGGCTACCGGCGAACGAATGAATCCCTATAACTCGATCTGGACCGGGGTTAAGGAAGGCGACGGACCGCGCGCGTTTCATGTGGTGCTGATGGACAATGCGCGGACGGAGATTCTGGCAGACAAGGAAGGGCGGCAGACGCTGAACTGCATTCGCTGCGGAGCTTGCCAGAATGTTTGCCCGGTCTATCGGCAAACAGGGGGCCAGGCTTATGGAAGCGTGTATGCCGGGCCGATTGGCGCGATTCTGACGCCGCAGCTGCAGGAGATGCATCATGCGCAGAGTCTTCCGTATGCGTCTTCGCTGTGCGGGGCATGCTATGAAGTGTGTCCAGTGAAGATCAATATTCCCGAGGTGCTGATCCATCTGCGCAACAAGGTGGTGAAGCAGAATACGGCGGGGATTGTGGGACTGTTCGATGTTGAAGCTGGAGCCATGAAGGCCATGGCGATGATCTTCAAGAGTGAGAGACGGTTTCGGGCGGCTCAGCGCTTGGGGCGCATGGCGGAGACTCCGCTGGTGCGCAAGGATGGGCGCGGCGTGGGTTGGATTGGCTGGCTGCCGGGAATGCTTGGTGGCTGGACCCAAGTGCGTGACTTGCAGGAGATGCCGAAAGAGACCTTCCGCGACTGGTGGGAGAAGCGGAGGACAAATGGGAACTGA
- a CDS encoding (Fe-S)-binding protein has protein sequence MRVSLFITCYNDTLFPETGKSVVKVLERLGHTVEFPAGQTCCGQMHYNTGYQSEAMPLVQRFVDQFREAEAVVVPSSSCVAMMKDHYPKMAAEIGDAKLIADVDALLPRVYEFSEFLTRGLGLEDVGAYYPHRVTYHASCHGLRNLELGDGPLRLLKAVRGIDLVPLEGLEQCCGFGGTFAVKNADVSSAMLSEKTTAILNTKAEACTACDNSCLMHIQGALHRQRTGVKTVHLAEILAGDEGAAR, from the coding sequence CTGCGAGTTTCACTATTCATTACGTGCTACAACGACACGCTATTTCCTGAGACGGGTAAGTCTGTGGTGAAGGTGCTGGAACGGCTGGGACATACAGTTGAGTTTCCTGCTGGGCAGACCTGCTGCGGGCAGATGCACTATAACACTGGCTATCAGTCAGAAGCTATGCCGCTGGTGCAACGATTTGTCGACCAGTTTCGCGAGGCTGAGGCGGTGGTGGTGCCGTCTTCAAGCTGTGTGGCGATGATGAAGGACCACTATCCAAAGATGGCTGCGGAGATCGGCGACGCGAAGCTGATTGCAGATGTGGATGCGCTGCTGCCTCGGGTATATGAGTTCTCGGAGTTTCTGACGCGGGGACTGGGGCTGGAGGATGTGGGAGCCTACTACCCGCATCGGGTGACGTATCACGCTAGTTGTCATGGACTACGGAATCTTGAATTGGGCGATGGGCCTCTACGGTTGCTGAAGGCGGTGCGGGGGATCGATCTGGTTCCGCTGGAGGGCTTGGAGCAGTGCTGTGGCTTTGGTGGAACATTTGCGGTGAAGAATGCCGATGTTTCGAGTGCGATGCTTTCGGAGAAGACGACGGCAATTCTGAACACAAAGGCTGAGGCTTGTACGGCTTGTGATAATAGCTGTCTGATGCATATTCAGGGCGCATTGCATCGACAGCGGACTGGGGTGAAGACTGTGCATTTGGCGGAGATCCTGGCTGGGGATGAGGGAGCTGCGCGATGA
- a CDS encoding L-rhamnose/proton symporter RhaT: protein MGTNPFIGVIYHWIGGFASATNFIPFRAIKRWSWEIYWLIQGFAAWIIAPVVLAYIFVPNLFGILHTAYATHPSDCLYAFLFGALWGIGGLTFGLAIRYLGIALGYAIALGLCTAFGTLIPPIYTGQITTIMHETSGQIILLGVAICIIAVAVNGAAGWSKEQETTPEEKAEAGESDFSFAKGIAVAIFAGIMSSFFAFGLAAGKPIGDIAKTQLLANHRLDLWQNLPILIVVLWGGFLTNFIWSAILIIKNSSIKQFVGAPGNNPMRASHASGDTLVNFDPLDASTYDRLAPKTLVANYIFAAMAGVIWYFQFFFYSMGQTKMGKYDFSSWTLHMASIIIFATLWGLALKEWRGTSTRTKWLVATGLFLLVGSTVVVGYGNYLKATQDAVTAVLLH, encoded by the coding sequence GTGGGAACCAATCCGTTTATCGGCGTCATTTATCACTGGATCGGCGGCTTCGCCTCCGCCACTAACTTCATCCCCTTCCGCGCTATCAAGCGCTGGTCGTGGGAGATCTACTGGCTCATCCAGGGCTTCGCCGCCTGGATCATCGCTCCCGTAGTGCTCGCCTACATCTTCGTGCCTAACCTCTTCGGCATCCTGCACACGGCCTACGCCACCCATCCCTCTGACTGCCTCTACGCCTTCCTCTTCGGCGCGCTCTGGGGAATCGGCGGCCTGACCTTCGGCCTCGCTATCCGCTATCTCGGCATCGCCCTCGGTTACGCCATCGCGCTCGGTCTCTGCACCGCCTTCGGTACGCTGATCCCGCCCATTTACACCGGCCAGATCACCACCATCATGCACGAGACCTCCGGCCAGATCATCCTCCTCGGAGTCGCCATCTGCATCATCGCTGTCGCCGTCAACGGAGCTGCAGGCTGGTCAAAAGAGCAGGAAACCACCCCCGAAGAGAAGGCCGAAGCCGGTGAATCCGATTTTTCCTTCGCCAAGGGCATCGCCGTCGCCATCTTTGCCGGAATCATGAGCAGCTTCTTCGCTTTTGGCCTCGCCGCTGGCAAGCCCATCGGCGACATCGCTAAAACTCAGCTTCTCGCCAACCACCGTCTCGACCTCTGGCAGAACCTTCCCATCCTTATCGTCGTTCTCTGGGGAGGATTCCTCACCAACTTCATCTGGTCTGCCATCCTCATCATTAAAAACAGTTCCATCAAACAGTTCGTCGGCGCTCCCGGCAACAATCCCATGCGCGCCTCGCACGCCTCCGGCGACACGCTGGTCAACTTCGACCCCCTGGACGCCTCCACCTACGACCGCCTCGCCCCCAAAACTCTCGTCGCCAACTACATCTTCGCTGCCATGGCCGGAGTCATCTGGTACTTCCAGTTCTTCTTCTACTCCATGGGCCAGACCAAGATGGGCAAGTACGACTTCTCCAGTTGGACCCTGCACATGGCCTCGATCATCATCTTCGCCACCCTGTGGGGCCTCGCACTCAAAGAATGGCGCGGCACCAGCACCCGAACCAAGTGGCTGGTCGCCACTGGCCTCTTCCTTCTCGTAGGCTCGACAGTAGTTGTAGGCTACGGCAACTACCTCAAAGCTACACAGGACGCCGTAACGGCCGTACTACTTCATTAA
- the truA gene encoding tRNA pseudouridine(38-40) synthase TruA — translation MSNWKAILSYDGTPYHGWQIQPNLPTIQGTLAQVIHHITGESTLPQGSGRTDAGVHALAQVASFSLESPIPPANLHRALNRALPPSIRILSVEHAPTGFHARHSAVGKTYEYHIHPTGTICSPMLAPYVWPCPFPLDLQKLQQAATHILGSHDFTSFAATDPDLTTRTAEPIGEQPQHATAIRTIRHSYWREQEGILIYRVTGTGFLHHMVRNLVGTFVEAGMGRISPHAIPEILARCNRSAAGPTAPSSGLFLVEVEY, via the coding sequence ATGTCCAACTGGAAAGCCATCCTGAGCTACGACGGCACCCCCTACCACGGCTGGCAGATCCAGCCCAATCTGCCTACGATCCAGGGAACCCTCGCACAGGTAATTCACCACATCACTGGAGAATCTACCCTGCCTCAGGGGTCAGGCCGCACCGATGCCGGAGTTCATGCCCTCGCGCAGGTCGCCTCCTTCTCGCTCGAATCTCCTATCCCTCCTGCCAATCTTCACCGCGCTCTTAATCGAGCACTGCCGCCCAGCATTCGCATCCTCTCCGTCGAGCACGCACCAACCGGCTTTCACGCTCGACACAGCGCCGTCGGCAAAACCTACGAGTACCACATCCATCCAACCGGTACCATCTGCTCGCCGATGCTCGCGCCATACGTCTGGCCTTGTCCTTTCCCTCTCGATCTGCAAAAACTTCAACAAGCCGCAACTCACATTCTGGGAAGTCACGATTTCACCTCATTTGCTGCCACTGATCCAGACCTGACGACCCGCACCGCTGAGCCAATAGGCGAGCAGCCCCAACATGCGACCGCTATTCGCACTATCCGCCACTCCTACTGGCGCGAACAAGAAGGCATCCTCATCTATCGCGTCACCGGAACTGGATTTCTGCACCATATGGTCCGCAACCTTGTGGGCACTTTTGTTGAAGCCGGTATGGGACGCATCTCGCCTCATGCAATTCCGGAGATTCTCGCCAGGTGTAACCGCTCGGCCGCCGGCCCCACCGCACCTTCCAGCGGTCTCTTCCTTGTAGAAGTGGAATACTAG
- a CDS encoding TolC family protein encodes MILKLRTFTLLLLTPCVSWGQQSSLRLPNAPSASRAVLAVAQSASTSDAPVLLTRQQAETIALANNPRIHIGQLLAKVQHQVVRETRSSELPDLNGNLTAVQAEEASRISAGGLTASRLLQHAGMGVQVSQLITDFGHTQNLVDSAKLNEKARLADAEASREDIVLATDEVFYQTIEAQATLKVAEQTVSARQTLVDQVSALTSAKLKSDLDLSFAQVNLSQAKLLQLDAQNNFDAAKASLDAVLGYDHPTNYTLVAGTDPLAALPPDVGTLLAAAIQNRPDLQSLQWNEQAARKYSRAQHEQLLPTINALGTVGKTPVGSSQYFPTDWYGAVGVNMSIPIFNGFRYSAEASQASYEAKAAAERTHDLRDQVVRDVRTAWLNANTALQRVTVTGELLRQANLALNLAQTRYQLGLSSIVELSQAQLQQTQAAISNANARSQYGFALSNLRFQTGTQP; translated from the coding sequence ATGATTCTGAAGCTACGTACTTTTACTTTGCTGTTGCTTACTCCTTGTGTTTCGTGGGGCCAACAGTCATCTCTTCGGTTGCCGAATGCGCCATCAGCCAGTCGCGCTGTGCTTGCAGTCGCGCAGTCAGCTTCGACTTCGGATGCGCCCGTTTTGCTTACACGTCAACAGGCTGAGACGATTGCATTGGCGAATAATCCTCGCATTCATATCGGCCAGTTGCTTGCCAAGGTGCAGCATCAGGTTGTGCGCGAGACTCGTTCTAGCGAGCTACCAGACCTTAATGGCAATCTGACCGCGGTTCAAGCGGAGGAGGCGAGTCGCATCTCCGCGGGAGGCCTTACCGCCTCAAGGTTATTGCAACATGCAGGAATGGGGGTTCAGGTAAGTCAGCTGATTACAGATTTTGGTCATACACAGAATCTGGTGGATTCTGCGAAGCTGAACGAGAAAGCTCGATTAGCAGATGCCGAAGCCAGTCGCGAGGATATTGTTCTTGCGACAGACGAGGTGTTTTATCAGACCATTGAGGCGCAAGCTACGTTGAAGGTGGCGGAACAGACTGTCTCGGCGCGGCAGACGCTGGTAGATCAGGTGAGCGCGCTGACCTCTGCGAAGTTGAAGTCAGATCTCGATCTCAGCTTTGCTCAGGTGAACTTATCACAGGCGAAACTGTTGCAGCTGGACGCGCAGAATAACTTCGATGCGGCGAAGGCTTCGCTGGATGCGGTGCTGGGCTATGACCATCCTACGAACTACACGCTGGTAGCGGGGACAGACCCTCTGGCTGCTTTGCCGCCGGATGTTGGGACGTTGCTTGCAGCGGCGATTCAGAACAGGCCTGATCTTCAGTCCTTACAATGGAACGAACAGGCAGCGCGAAAGTACAGTCGCGCGCAACATGAGCAGTTGTTGCCTACGATCAACGCACTGGGAACGGTAGGGAAGACGCCTGTCGGTTCAAGTCAGTACTTTCCTACCGATTGGTATGGCGCTGTTGGCGTCAATATGAGCATTCCTATTTTCAATGGCTTCCGATACTCGGCAGAGGCTTCTCAAGCTTCTTACGAGGCGAAGGCTGCGGCAGAGCGAACACACGATCTACGCGATCAGGTGGTTCGTGACGTTCGAACTGCATGGCTGAACGCCAATACTGCGTTGCAGCGCGTGACGGTGACCGGGGAGCTGTTGCGGCAGGCTAATCTTGCGCTGAATCTGGCCCAGACACGATATCAACTTGGACTGAGCTCAATCGTGGAGCTTAGCCAGGCCCAGTTACAGCAGACGCAGGCGGCTATCAGCAATGCGAATGCGCGGTCACAATATGGCTTTGCCTTATCGAACCTGCGTTTTCAGACAGGGACTCAACCTTAG